From a region of the Stenotrophomonas sp. BIO128-Bstrain genome:
- a CDS encoding TcfC E-set like domain-containing protein — protein sequence MKVPVPAVTRLAVALALSLAMPLVAARGVPPGFEDLVEGQIEQLDVRLFARSAGLSPVRVTLEQVQLEDPARVLQALDLSPEAQAALLPALSQPLPRNSHLACRYGGGSAGCGYLDPPEDSNTVRALYDEGEGAVRLFVARQWIAAEPAAERFHQVSNNAENAFLHQQTLNFSGGRGYQALTAQGAGALGVLQRGHLAVDWNFNSQQYRGGRRRDDFQFDNAYYRHDLGQQHYLQAGRMDRRNLSSPQGGTFSFSMLPMDRFAGLRVGTTQAYVDADAAVQALPLTVLLARDARVDAFDGERLLQTFYLPAGINELDTRRFPFGNYTVTLRVYEDGQLVRSEDAPFDKGGDWTNSSVQWFLQGGRRNERRSDRFDGEMAAMAGLRLPLGRTTAVTAGVADLGGFSYGELRVDLRHAFATQDIRATFSGLQGSDGSSGQQHQLSYRRHASWNLYQKRVRGKACVFEDDARDRLGCADSLSASVALPVAGGSAYMAYTRRQTWSRGSLLPGDIDDPMAGLDPVLPPWQQRYTREPQLSRTWQASYSRVQRWQQFSVSTRLGLWQQDTRSRLRNGRDRGIYLNVSLTRLQRGDRGSSQRRYGIDFRQPQHLRPDVNYSAGQTVRQEMDTQYREASLDLRGNNNDRYSAALSAQLQNSIGHTGATLAHYQQRGGNEMAYSATHSSGLALGRRGFYWGGGLGADAGLAVQVDDTDDLELTGVAAELQVGGLRRQRLALGERRLLPLPAYQTHRAEVQDASALTSDAAIRVTGVGGARPLFLSPGRLVQMPVPIEVTYTFIGSARDIAGAPLRGARILNAPVPGTGANGGFVADFPRRERTLYLLKDDNLLQCPLEVRERRNVVMLVGQVECAPLSVAQLPADIRQQARVTRLLQEQALIAAVPQTAAAGGTP from the coding sequence ATGAAAGTTCCTGTACCGGCCGTCACTCGGCTGGCGGTCGCGCTCGCCTTGTCGTTGGCCATGCCCCTGGTCGCGGCACGCGGCGTTCCGCCCGGCTTCGAGGATCTGGTTGAAGGCCAGATCGAACAACTTGATGTGCGCCTGTTCGCTCGCTCGGCCGGGCTTTCGCCGGTGCGCGTGACCCTGGAACAGGTGCAGCTGGAAGACCCCGCGCGCGTGCTGCAGGCGCTGGATCTTTCCCCCGAGGCGCAGGCGGCGTTGCTGCCCGCGCTGTCGCAGCCCTTGCCGCGCAACAGCCATCTCGCCTGCCGCTATGGCGGGGGCAGTGCCGGCTGTGGCTATCTCGATCCCCCCGAGGACTCCAACACCGTGCGTGCCCTCTATGACGAAGGCGAGGGCGCGGTGCGCCTGTTCGTCGCCCGCCAGTGGATCGCGGCCGAGCCGGCCGCCGAGCGCTTCCATCAGGTCAGCAACAACGCCGAGAACGCGTTCCTGCACCAGCAGACCCTCAATTTCAGCGGTGGCCGCGGCTACCAGGCACTGACCGCCCAAGGCGCGGGTGCGTTGGGCGTGCTGCAACGTGGCCACCTCGCCGTGGACTGGAACTTCAACAGCCAGCAGTACCGCGGTGGCCGCCGCCGCGATGATTTCCAGTTCGACAACGCCTATTACCGCCATGACCTGGGCCAGCAGCATTATCTGCAGGCCGGGCGCATGGACCGCCGCAACCTGTCCAGCCCGCAGGGCGGCACCTTCAGTTTCAGCATGCTGCCGATGGATCGCTTCGCCGGCCTGCGCGTAGGCACCACCCAAGCCTACGTGGATGCCGATGCCGCCGTGCAGGCACTGCCACTGACCGTGCTGCTGGCCCGCGACGCGCGGGTGGACGCTTTCGATGGCGAGCGCCTGCTGCAGACCTTCTACCTGCCGGCCGGCATCAACGAGCTCGACACCCGCCGGTTCCCGTTCGGCAACTACACCGTCACCCTGCGCGTCTACGAAGACGGCCAGCTGGTGCGCAGCGAAGACGCGCCGTTCGACAAGGGCGGCGACTGGACCAACAGCAGCGTGCAGTGGTTCCTGCAGGGCGGCCGCCGCAACGAGCGGCGCAGCGACCGCTTCGACGGCGAGATGGCCGCCATGGCCGGCCTGCGCCTGCCACTGGGCCGCACCACGGCGGTGACCGCCGGCGTCGCCGACCTCGGCGGCTTCAGCTATGGCGAGCTGCGTGTGGACCTGCGCCATGCCTTCGCCACCCAGGACATCCGTGCCACCTTCAGTGGCCTGCAGGGCAGCGACGGCAGCAGTGGCCAGCAGCACCAGCTCTCCTATCGCCGCCATGCCTCGTGGAATCTCTACCAGAAGCGGGTACGCGGCAAGGCCTGTGTGTTCGAGGATGATGCACGCGACCGCTTGGGCTGCGCCGATTCGCTGAGTGCCTCGGTCGCGCTGCCGGTTGCCGGTGGCAGCGCCTACATGGCCTATACCCGCCGCCAGACCTGGAGCCGTGGCTCGCTGCTGCCGGGCGACATCGACGATCCGATGGCCGGGCTCGACCCGGTGCTGCCCCCGTGGCAGCAGCGCTACACGCGCGAGCCGCAGCTCAGCCGCACCTGGCAGGCCAGCTACAGCCGCGTGCAGCGCTGGCAGCAGTTCAGTGTCTCCACCCGGCTCGGCCTGTGGCAGCAGGATACGCGCAGCCGCCTGCGCAACGGCCGCGACCGCGGCATCTACCTCAACGTCAGCCTGACCCGCCTGCAACGCGGCGACCGCGGTAGTTCGCAACGCCGCTATGGCATCGACTTCCGGCAGCCGCAGCACCTGCGGCCGGACGTCAACTACAGCGCCGGCCAGACCGTGCGCCAGGAGATGGACACGCAGTACCGCGAGGCCTCGCTGGACCTGCGCGGCAACAACAACGACCGCTACAGTGCCGCGCTCAGTGCCCAGCTGCAGAACAGCATCGGCCACACCGGCGCCACTCTCGCGCACTACCAGCAGCGCGGTGGCAACGAGATGGCCTACAGCGCCACGCACAGCTCCGGGCTGGCCCTGGGCCGCCGTGGCTTCTATTGGGGCGGCGGCCTGGGCGCCGACGCCGGCCTGGCCGTACAGGTGGATGACACCGACGACCTGGAACTGACCGGCGTGGCCGCCGAGCTGCAGGTGGGCGGGTTGCGCCGGCAGCGCCTGGCGCTGGGCGAGCGCCGCCTGCTGCCGCTGCCGGCCTACCAGACCCACCGCGCCGAAGTTCAGGATGCGAGCGCGCTGACCAGCGATGCCGCCATCCGCGTGACCGGGGTGGGCGGCGCACGGCCGTTGTTCCTCTCTCCCGGCCGGCTGGTGCAGATGCCGGTACCGATCGAGGTGACCTACACCTTCATCGGCAGCGCCCGCGACATCGCCGGCGCGCCACTGCGCGGCGCCCGCATCCTCAACGCGCCGGTGCCCGGTACCGGCGCCAACGGCGGCTTCGTCGCCGATTTCCCGCGCCGCGAACGCACCCTGTACCTGCTGAAGGACGACAACCTGCTGCAGTGCCCGCTGGAGGTTCGCGAGCGCCGCAATGTCGTGATGTTGGTGGGCCAGGTGGAGTGCGCGCCATTGAGCGTGGCCCAGCTGCCCGCCGATATCCGCCAGCAGGCCCGGGTCACCCGCCTGTTGCAGGAGCAGGCGCTGATCGCGGCCGTGCCGCAGACCGCAGCCGCTGGAGGTACGCCATGA
- a CDS encoding CfaE/CblD family pilus tip adhesin yields MNRRGVWTVMLVMASLLVMPHAWGQRPPETHPVSATQNIVMTWDRSAMPGEIELWAPRTVLAYSTDPSFNYGGVHLTCQSSSNSTNGSCPEVGTEGEAGAGLITLAFVEQRSGMRTELRLSGHLNRAMPGRRCSGDFWTNLPIPLWSASVWECASEWPIGTGAGLHLPATEVSRLVAGRWRASLSLNAQGEIGGTPLARYGFEFDLTITDRNAVSIYFPGFHNVTPLVQLNAAYDPIGQTVGGRTVLEMCLYDGLGSQAQYLGVTVRDRGGHPPGPSGYSLWHTDGGTDDTRRLDYTVSLAHSGATVRMPNGVEQQLHGIDSAQLRLVILPGMSQPVFCVPTPITFDIPRVPISTQLAGTYFGELQVELRVPTTTP; encoded by the coding sequence ATGAACCGGCGTGGCGTGTGGACGGTGATGCTGGTGATGGCGTCGCTGCTGGTGATGCCGCATGCGTGGGGGCAGCGGCCGCCGGAAACCCACCCGGTGAGTGCCACGCAGAACATCGTGATGACGTGGGATCGCTCGGCGATGCCTGGAGAAATCGAGTTGTGGGCGCCACGAACGGTGTTGGCCTACAGCACTGATCCAAGCTTCAATTATGGAGGCGTCCATCTGACCTGCCAGTCGTCTTCGAATTCAACAAACGGAAGTTGTCCGGAGGTAGGCACGGAAGGAGAAGCAGGAGCAGGCCTCATAACGCTCGCGTTCGTTGAGCAGCGCTCGGGGATGCGTACGGAGCTGAGGCTCAGTGGTCACCTCAATCGTGCAATGCCTGGGCGCCGGTGCAGCGGCGACTTCTGGACAAATTTGCCCATTCCCCTATGGTCTGCGTCCGTATGGGAGTGTGCTTCGGAATGGCCGATCGGCACCGGTGCGGGGCTGCACCTTCCAGCCACCGAAGTGAGTCGACTGGTTGCGGGTAGGTGGCGCGCATCCCTCAGTTTGAACGCGCAAGGCGAGATCGGCGGTACACCATTGGCCCGTTATGGTTTCGAGTTCGACCTAACGATCACGGATCGAAACGCTGTCTCGATCTACTTCCCCGGATTTCACAACGTTACGCCGCTGGTACAGCTCAACGCTGCCTACGACCCCATCGGGCAGACCGTGGGTGGACGCACGGTGCTGGAGATGTGCCTGTACGACGGCCTCGGTTCGCAGGCGCAGTATCTCGGCGTGACGGTCCGCGATCGTGGCGGGCATCCGCCCGGTCCCAGCGGCTATTCGCTCTGGCACACCGATGGCGGCACCGACGATACACGGCGCCTGGACTACACCGTCAGTCTCGCCCATAGCGGCGCGACGGTGCGGATGCCCAACGGCGTGGAACAGCAACTGCACGGCATCGACAGCGCCCAGCTGCGCCTGGTGATCCTGCCGGGCATGAGCCAGCCGGTGTTCTGTGTGCCCACGCCGATCACCTTCGATATTCCCCGCGTTCCCATTTCCACCCAGCTGGCCGGCACTTACTTCGGCGAGCTGCAGGTGGAGCTGCGTGTGCCCACCACCACCCCCTGA
- a CDS encoding pilus assembly protein, whose amino-acid sequence MKRLAACLIPLTLLLALPAQANLTVHPMRASVDGKRSTQMRIYSQSTQPQCIQASLRRIVDPASDQEHEVEVEPGEAAIAITPGKFALAGGGNRLIRLIPLQPVEAETAYRVYFEGVRGPEETSIEGGDGAQASIGVNLVWGALVNVLPAEGTVQPRVQGDALYNDGTLRLGITSIADCEGSRCTAHDVSHSLYPGSSLALPFTVVPGHTVQLRYRLTRDGYREHVTTLTP is encoded by the coding sequence ATGAAACGACTCGCCGCCTGCCTCATTCCGTTGACGCTGCTGCTGGCGTTGCCAGCCCAGGCCAATCTCACCGTGCATCCGATGCGCGCCTCGGTGGATGGCAAGCGCAGCACCCAGATGCGCATCTATTCACAGTCCACCCAACCGCAGTGCATCCAGGCTTCGCTGCGGCGGATCGTAGATCCTGCCAGCGACCAGGAGCACGAGGTGGAGGTCGAGCCGGGCGAGGCGGCCATCGCCATCACACCCGGGAAATTTGCCCTCGCGGGCGGCGGCAACCGGTTGATCCGGTTGATTCCGCTGCAGCCCGTAGAGGCCGAGACAGCCTACCGCGTCTACTTCGAAGGGGTGCGTGGGCCCGAGGAGACCAGCATCGAGGGCGGTGACGGTGCGCAGGCCAGTATCGGTGTGAATCTGGTCTGGGGTGCGCTGGTCAATGTGCTGCCGGCCGAAGGCACCGTGCAGCCGCGGGTGCAGGGCGATGCGCTGTACAACGACGGCACCCTGCGCCTGGGCATCACCAGCATCGCCGATTGCGAGGGCAGCCGCTGCACCGCTCATGACGTATCGCACAGCCTGTACCCCGGCAGTTCCCTTGCGCTGCCCTTCACGGTGGTGCCCGGCCACACCGTGCAGCTGCGCTATCGGCTCACGCGCGATGGCTATCGCGAACACGTGACCACCCTCACGCCCTGA